One window from the genome of Leptolyngbya sp. 'hensonii' encodes:
- a CDS encoding type II toxin-antitoxin system HicB family antitoxin: protein MTKMKAFTVAIHREEDQYVAECLEVGTVDQGETIEQALENLKEATRLYLEATSQTDFTPRFVTSIEVECA, encoded by the coding sequence ATGACCAAGATGAAAGCCTTTACCGTCGCGATCCATCGGGAAGAGGATCAGTATGTGGCTGAATGTCTCGAAGTCGGTACAGTAGACCAGGGCGAAACTATAGAACAGGCCCTGGAGAATCTGAAAGAAGCTACCCGGCTCTACTTGGAAGCAACGAGCCAGACAGACTTTACCCCTCGGTTTGTGACCAGCATTGAGGTGGAATGTGCCTAA